The genomic interval CTCGTCGCTCGGCGTCTCGCTGGGCGTCTGGTCGTCGGTGGTCTTCGAGGTGGTCGGCGACACGGAGCTGCCGGTGCCGCCACCGCCCCCGCCTCCGCCGCCGTTGTTGAGCGCCAGGGCGACGCCCGCCGCGACGGCGATCACCGCGAGGACGGCGAGGATCCACAGCTTGCCGCGGCCGCTGCCCCGGTTGCCGTGTCCCTCGAAGCCGCCCTCGTCCCCGCCGCCGTAACCGGAGGGCAGGATCTGCTGCGGGATCTGGGTGGTGCCGGAGGCGGCGCCGGGGTGCGCCAGCACGCTGGTGCTCGCGAACCCGGCGGCGGCGACGCCGCGGCCGTCGTGCGCGGTCACCGGGCCGGTGTTCCAGGTGCCGGTGTGGCCGCCCTGGTCGTACAGCATCTGCAGGCCGTACTGGACGAGCCCGCGCATCTCCTCGGCCGTCTGGAAGCGGTCGTCGGGGTCCTTGGCGAGCGAGCGCATGACGAGGCCGTCGAGCTCCGGCGGTACGGCCTCGGAGGCCTGCGACGGAGGTGTGGGGATGTCCTGGACGTGCTGGTAGACCACCGACAGCGGGGTCTCGCCGGTGAACGGCGGCCTCAGCGCGAGGAGTTCGTAGAGCAGACAGCCCGTCGCGTACAGGTCGGAGCGGTGGTCGACGGCCTTGCCGAGGGCCTGCTCCGGGGAGAGGTACTGCGGGGTGCCCATGACCATGCCGGTCTGCGTCATCGTCGTGGACGCGCCGTGCAGGGCGCGGGCGATGCCGAAGTCCATCACCTTGACGGCGCCGTTGTGGGTGATGATCACGTTGGCGGGCTTGATGTCGCGGTGCACGATGCCGTGCTGGTGCGAGTAGGCGAGCGCCTCCAGGACCCCGGAGACGATGATCAGGGCCTGCTCGGGCCCGGGCGCCTCGGCGTTGAGCAGCAGGTCCCGGATCGTCCGTCCCTCGACGATCTCCATGACGATGTACGGCACCGACTGGCCGCCCACGAAGTCCTCGCCGGAGTCGTACACGGCGACGATCGCGTGGTGGTTGAGGCCGGCCACGGACTGGGCCTCACGCGTGAAGCGGGCCTTGGAGGTCGGGTCCTCGGCGAGGTCTGCGCGCAGCAGTTTGACCGCCACGGTGCGCCCGAGCCGTACGTCCTCGGCCGCGAACACCTCGGCCATACCGCCCCGGCCGAGTCTGCGGGTCAGCCGGTACCGGCCGTCCCCCACCAGTCCGCCGTTACCCCACAGCTCCGGCGCATCTGACATTCCGCCGCCAGTCGCCTCGGGGTCGGACGGGCCCTGAGCGCGCTGCTGCTGTGCCATCGGTCCTCGCCGTCGTTTCTGCCCGCGGTGCGCGCGGTGTTGTTACGGTCTCCGTCGGCCACGCTACAGCCTTCGCGCAAGCCGCCGGTCCGGGATGAGCCCGGGGACCGGCCCGAGACGGACCGGCCATCAAACCTGTACTACGTCTCGGCGTGCAAATTCTGTGTACCGGCCGTAGGGCAGCTGTAACGCCCGCACGACCTTTCTTTCTCTTACGGTCACGGAACGGGCACCGCTCCGACGGGTCGGCGGTACAGGACTCCGTGGCCAAACTCACGAAGAAGAACCCGATCGAGCGTTTCCCACCGGCGACCTCCCCCCGGCGGCACAAAGGGCCCGGCAGCGTCGGCTGCCGGGCCCTTCCTGGTCGAGGAGTTACAGGTACGGCCCGCCCGAGCGGCCGCCCGCACGCGGGTCGATGCCGTCCTCCTGCCCGCCGACACCCGGCGGGAGGGCGCGGCGCATCTGCTCCAGCTGGGCCCGCGCGGCCATCTGCTGGGCGAACAGGGTGGTCTGGATCCCGTGGAAGAGGCCCTCGAGCCAGCCCACCAACTGGGCCTGGGCGATACGCAGTTCCGCGTCGCTCGGGGTGGACTCCTCGTTGAAGGGCAGGGACAGCC from Streptomyces sp. CC0208 carries:
- a CDS encoding protein kinase, translated to MAQQQRAQGPSDPEATGGGMSDAPELWGNGGLVGDGRYRLTRRLGRGGMAEVFAAEDVRLGRTVAVKLLRADLAEDPTSKARFTREAQSVAGLNHHAIVAVYDSGEDFVGGQSVPYIVMEIVEGRTIRDLLLNAEAPGPEQALIIVSGVLEALAYSHQHGIVHRDIKPANVIITHNGAVKVMDFGIARALHGASTTMTQTGMVMGTPQYLSPEQALGKAVDHRSDLYATGCLLYELLALRPPFTGETPLSVVYQHVQDIPTPPSQASEAVPPELDGLVMRSLAKDPDDRFQTAEEMRGLVQYGLQMLYDQGGHTGTWNTGPVTAHDGRGVAAAGFASTSVLAHPGAASGTTQIPQQILPSGYGGGDEGGFEGHGNRGSGRGKLWILAVLAVIAVAAGVALALNNGGGGGGGGGTGSSVSPTTSKTTDDQTPSETPSDEATSEETDTSTDDSGSSGGSGYTPSYTPSYTPSYTPSPSATQPSETAPEPSDTPEPTDTAEPTDTAEPTGDSLVGGAGGGGGDS